One Streptomyces sp. V4I8 genomic window carries:
- a CDS encoding GAF and ANTAR domain-containing protein, translating into MRPREDRPGERGRERAADAIAEGVRGVGPGEIPARLCDVAVELLPVTGASVSLHSDGMPVQLGASSAQAAYVTEIQATLGDGPCQSAAESGSPVLACDLTEGQDVLRWPVFAQQATAAGVRAVYSMPLGNDTVCVGTLDLYRDTPGDLTDRDLRTARVVAGMMTVALMALPRVEEAGDLGDERWLSGLATDQDQVYQATGMIMAQLGVGTDEALARLRAHAFAQARTAVEVARDVVGLRLRFDGE; encoded by the coding sequence CGCCATCGCCGAAGGCGTACGTGGTGTCGGGCCCGGCGAGATCCCGGCGCGGCTGTGCGATGTCGCGGTGGAGCTGCTGCCGGTGACCGGCGCGAGTGTGTCGCTGCACAGTGACGGCATGCCCGTACAGCTGGGCGCGAGCAGCGCGCAGGCCGCGTATGTGACCGAGATCCAGGCCACCTTGGGCGACGGTCCCTGTCAGTCCGCCGCGGAGAGCGGGTCCCCCGTGCTCGCCTGTGACCTGACGGAGGGGCAGGACGTCCTGCGCTGGCCGGTCTTCGCCCAGCAGGCCACGGCCGCCGGGGTACGCGCGGTGTACTCGATGCCGCTCGGCAACGACACGGTGTGCGTGGGCACCCTCGACCTCTACCGCGACACCCCCGGCGATCTCACCGACCGGGACCTGCGGACGGCGCGGGTCGTGGCCGGGATGATGACCGTGGCGCTGATGGCGCTGCCGCGGGTGGAGGAGGCGGGCGACCTGGGCGACGAACGGTGGCTGAGCGGCCTCGCCACCGACCAGGACCAGGTCTACCAGGCCACCGGCATGATCATGGCCCAGTTGGGCGTCGGCACGGACGAGGCGCTGGCACGGCTGCGGGCCCACGCGTTCGCGCAGGCGCGGACGGCGGTGGAGGTGGCCCGGGACGTGGTGGGGCTCCGGCTTCGGTTCGACGGGGAGTAG
- a CDS encoding ribosomal protein L7/L12: protein MDIALVLFFVFAAFWGVMTIQSRISQADRRVARVERKLDLVIDHLGLNAQDPRMGEVEALVRNDKKIQAIKVYREITGVGLKEAKDAVDRLG, encoded by the coding sequence ATGGACATAGCGCTGGTTCTCTTCTTCGTGTTCGCCGCCTTCTGGGGCGTCATGACCATCCAGAGCAGGATTTCCCAGGCGGACCGGCGGGTGGCCCGTGTCGAGCGCAAACTCGACCTGGTGATCGACCACTTGGGGCTGAACGCCCAGGACCCCCGGATGGGCGAGGTCGAGGCGCTCGTGCGGAACGACAAGAAGATCCAGGCCATCAAGGTCTACCGGGAGATCACCGGGGTGGGCCTGAAGGAGGCCAAGGACGCGGTGGACCGCCTGGGTTAG
- a CDS encoding ATP-binding protein: MPRHARSVGRARTLFREQATSWKLPDDVTETAVLLLSELMTNAYRHAKVSPGREIGARCSLDANRLRISVMDANDSLPEPRTAASDEESGRGLTLVAALADAWGAEPREGGIGKTVWYELECEPCDALRT; this comes from the coding sequence CTGCCCCGCCACGCCCGAAGCGTCGGCCGGGCCCGAACCCTCTTCCGCGAACAGGCCACGTCGTGGAAACTCCCTGACGACGTGACGGAGACGGCGGTACTGCTCCTCAGTGAGCTGATGACAAACGCGTACCGTCACGCGAAGGTCTCCCCGGGCCGGGAGATCGGGGCCCGCTGCAGCTTGGACGCGAACCGCCTCCGCATCTCGGTCATGGACGCGAACGACTCTCTCCCTGAACCCCGTACCGCCGCTTCGGACGAAGAGTCGGGGCGGGGTCTGACTCTGGTGGCCGCGCTGGCGGACGCGTGGGGAGCGGAACCCCGCGAGGGCGGCATCGGTAAGACGGTTTGGTACGAGCTCGAATGCGAACCCTGCGATGCCCTTCGGACTTGA
- a CDS encoding SH3 domain-containing protein, with product MRIARRIAAAAASTAVILGGAVLTAPTASAASLPSACNLIVTQTKEAAAAVNLRSGPGTGYTSLGILSTGTDFTEYCTKDYQWSYGKVTSGANKGKTGWVKYSYLNPVE from the coding sequence GTGCGAATCGCCCGGCGAATTGCAGCGGCTGCCGCGTCCACTGCCGTGATCCTCGGCGGCGCCGTGCTCACCGCCCCGACCGCGTCGGCAGCGTCCCTGCCCAGTGCGTGCAACCTGATCGTCACGCAGACCAAGGAAGCCGCGGCGGCCGTGAACCTGCGCAGCGGCCCCGGGACCGGCTACACGTCCCTGGGAATCCTGTCCACGGGCACCGACTTCACCGAGTATTGCACCAAGGATTACCAGTGGAGCTACGGCAAGGTCACCAGCGGGGCCAACAAGGGGAAGACGGGCTGGGTCAAGTACTCCTACCTGAACCCCGTCGAATAG
- the thrS gene encoding threonine--tRNA ligase produces the protein MHDHHHDHRRLGRELDLFDTDPLMGAGLPYWLPDGATVRHVLEEYIREAEREAGYRHVYSPVLGKRELYEISGHWDHYSDDMFPPMDLGGAENSAEQLVLRPSLCPHHALIYRSRAHSYRELPIRMAELGGMYRSELSGVLGGLTRVRAIQLNDAHVFCTLDQVVDEARAALELITRAYADLGIRAVRHRLSLPGAGAGSGKYVADPELWRRATALLREALDASGIPYEDAEGEAAFYGPKIDVQIADPAGREATLSTVQIDFHQPERFDLHYIGPDGARHRPVMVHRSVIGSVERAVAHLIEQHGGAFPPWLAPVQLVILPVSEAQTGQAEKLLRRARRQGLRAELAGPGHGTLGARVRAARLVPYQAVIGEREAAAGQEGDLVAAVRLRDGRRPGAVPGAGLVDRIAARVAARGPELWGGDAA, from the coding sequence ATGCACGATCACCATCACGACCACCGCCGCCTCGGCCGCGAACTGGACCTCTTCGACACCGACCCCCTGATGGGCGCGGGCCTGCCGTACTGGCTGCCCGACGGCGCCACCGTCCGGCACGTACTGGAGGAGTACATCCGCGAGGCGGAACGCGAGGCCGGCTACCGGCACGTGTACTCACCCGTCCTCGGCAAGCGGGAGCTGTACGAGATCTCCGGGCACTGGGACCACTACAGCGACGACATGTTCCCGCCGATGGACCTCGGCGGTGCGGAGAACTCCGCCGAGCAGCTCGTCCTGCGCCCCAGCCTCTGCCCCCACCACGCCCTGATCTACCGCTCCCGCGCCCACAGCTACCGCGAACTGCCCATCCGTATGGCCGAGTTGGGTGGGATGTACCGCTCCGAGCTGTCGGGGGTCCTGGGCGGCCTCACCCGCGTCCGGGCGATCCAGCTCAACGACGCCCATGTCTTCTGCACACTGGACCAGGTGGTGGACGAGGCCCGCGCCGCCCTGGAACTCATCACCCGCGCTTACGCCGATCTGGGGATCCGGGCCGTACGCCACCGTCTCTCGCTCCCCGGCGCGGGCGCCGGCAGCGGCAAGTACGTCGCCGACCCCGAGCTGTGGCGGCGGGCCACCGCCCTGCTCCGCGAGGCCCTCGACGCCTCCGGCATCCCGTACGAGGATGCCGAGGGCGAGGCGGCGTTCTACGGTCCCAAGATCGACGTCCAGATCGCCGACCCGGCGGGCCGTGAGGCGACCCTCTCCACCGTCCAGATCGACTTCCACCAGCCCGAACGCTTCGACCTGCACTACATCGGCCCCGACGGCGCCAGGCACCGCCCGGTCATGGTCCACCGCAGCGTCATCGGCAGCGTCGAACGAGCCGTCGCCCACCTCATCGAGCAGCACGGCGGCGCCTTCCCGCCCTGGCTGGCCCCCGTGCAGCTGGTGATCCTGCCCGTGTCCGAGGCCCAGACCGGACAGGCGGAGAAACTGCTGCGCCGGGCCCGCCGTCAGGGGCTGCGCGCGGAACTCGCCGGCCCCGGGCACGGCACCCTGGGCGCCCGCGTCCGCGCGGCCCGTCTCGTGCCGTACCAGGCGGTCATCGGGGAGCGGGAGGCCGCGGCGGGGCAGGAAGGGGACCTCGTGGCGGCCGTACGGCTGAGGGACGGGCGCAGGCCGGGGGCCGTACCCGGCGCCGGGCTGGTCGACCGGATCGCCGCGCGGGTCGCTGCCCGCGGTCCCGAGCTGTGGGGCGGTGACGCCGCATGA
- a CDS encoding nucleoside hydrolase: MTYAEGPPIPVIIDCDTGVDDALALLFAVRHPGLDVRAITCVAGNTDVDGVVRNTLTVLEQAGAGDIPVARGAERPLIEPVRSARHVHGEDGMGDLGLPAPTRVPVDVDAVTLLKREILASPRPVTLIPMAPLTNIALLLRTHPEVVRNIERIVFMGGAVATGNATPVAEFNVWHDPEAAAVLLTAGVPMTMYGLDVFKRVLVPAADVQRLRESSQPRLRMAGELLAHRDPATSGDPTPTGGLGDAGAVCAVVDPEGLTTELLPVEVSLAPGATRGQTVVDRRPRPGESEIHEGERELALVDVGLEVDVERYVKLWLTAVEGD; encoded by the coding sequence GTGACGTACGCCGAAGGGCCGCCCATCCCGGTGATCATCGACTGTGACACCGGTGTCGACGACGCTCTGGCGCTGCTGTTCGCGGTACGCCACCCGGGGCTCGACGTGCGCGCCATCACCTGTGTGGCGGGCAACACCGACGTGGACGGCGTCGTACGCAACACCCTGACCGTGCTGGAGCAGGCCGGGGCCGGCGACATCCCCGTCGCGCGGGGCGCCGAGCGGCCGTTGATCGAGCCTGTCCGGTCGGCACGGCATGTGCACGGGGAGGACGGGATGGGCGACCTGGGGCTGCCCGCGCCGACCCGGGTGCCGGTCGACGTGGACGCGGTGACGCTGCTGAAGCGGGAGATCCTGGCGTCGCCGCGCCCGGTGACGCTGATCCCGATGGCGCCGCTGACGAACATCGCGCTGCTGCTGCGTACGCACCCGGAGGTGGTGCGGAACATCGAGCGGATCGTGTTCATGGGCGGTGCGGTGGCCACCGGGAACGCCACGCCGGTCGCCGAGTTCAACGTGTGGCACGACCCGGAGGCGGCGGCGGTGCTGCTCACGGCTGGGGTGCCGATGACCATGTACGGGCTGGACGTCTTCAAGCGGGTGCTCGTCCCCGCGGCCGATGTCCAGCGGCTGCGTGAGAGTTCGCAGCCCCGCCTGCGGATGGCCGGCGAACTGCTCGCCCACCGTGACCCCGCCACCTCCGGCGACCCCACCCCGACGGGCGGTCTCGGCGACGCGGGCGCGGTCTGCGCGGTCGTCGACCCCGAAGGCCTGACCACCGAGCTTCTCCCGGTCGAGGTGAGCCTGGCCCCGGGGGCCACGCGCGGTCAGACCGTCGTCGACCGCCGTCCGCGTCCCGGCGAGTCGGAGATCCACGAGGGGGAGCGCGAACTGGCCCTCGTCGACGTCGGGTTGGAGGTCGACGTGGAGCGGTACGTGAAGCTGTGGCTCACAGCAGTGGAGGGCGACTGA
- a CDS encoding LAETG motif-containing sortase-dependent surface protein, translating into MSIARRVIARRLLGTGAASLALCAATVASASGAWAHGAPGGDGWKTGGTYQPGTGAGTETATDRCQFSLDGANFYDSVKVDDQNLKVTDDGKVHVKVRAAADATTCTASLASYLAHGATFATSGEQVFVDFDTVTVKPGQTDSLDIAVPDAGCFAQIDLYRGAVKFDGKLDANDGFVHGDVPKGPDRPVIKDKLIAAWNGGTKDCTTEPPATEEPPATPPAEPSEPASEEPSTPAEETTPPASETPSTETPTPEASESTTPAAPQPNGDGDNLAETGGSSATGPIAIGAAVLVAGGAAFVVASKRRRTARS; encoded by the coding sequence ATGTCCATAGCGAGACGTGTCATCGCGCGACGCCTGTTGGGGACGGGCGCCGCGTCGCTCGCCCTGTGCGCGGCCACCGTCGCCTCCGCCTCCGGCGCCTGGGCCCACGGCGCGCCCGGCGGTGACGGCTGGAAGACCGGCGGCACCTACCAGCCCGGCACCGGTGCCGGTACGGAGACGGCCACCGATCGCTGCCAGTTCTCGCTTGACGGTGCGAACTTCTACGACTCCGTCAAGGTCGACGACCAGAACCTGAAGGTCACCGACGACGGCAAGGTCCACGTCAAGGTCCGCGCCGCCGCCGACGCCACGACCTGCACCGCCTCGCTCGCCTCCTACCTCGCCCACGGCGCGACCTTCGCGACCTCCGGCGAGCAGGTCTTCGTCGACTTCGACACGGTCACGGTCAAGCCCGGCCAGACCGACTCCCTCGACATCGCCGTCCCGGACGCGGGCTGCTTCGCGCAGATCGACCTGTACCGGGGCGCGGTGAAGTTCGACGGGAAGCTCGACGCGAACGACGGCTTCGTCCACGGTGACGTGCCCAAGGGCCCGGACCGCCCGGTCATCAAGGACAAGCTGATCGCGGCCTGGAACGGCGGCACGAAGGACTGCACGACCGAGCCCCCGGCCACCGAGGAGCCCCCGGCCACGCCGCCGGCGGAGCCGTCGGAGCCCGCGTCCGAGGAGCCGTCGACCCCGGCGGAGGAGACGACGCCGCCGGCCTCGGAGACGCCGTCCACCGAGACCCCGACCCCGGAGGCCTCCGAGTCGACGACTCCCGCGGCACCCCAGCCCAACGGCGATGGCGACAACCTCGCGGAGACCGGCGGCAGCAGCGCGACCGGCCCGATCGCCATCGGCGCGGCCGTGCTGGTGGCGGGCGGCGCGGCGTTCGTCGTGGCGTCGAAGCGGCGGCGTACGGCTCGCTCCTGA
- a CDS encoding glycoside hydrolase family 13 protein — protein sequence MTVRTTTPDLSESPDSPDLSSRDPDWWRQAVIYQVYPRSFADGDGDGLGDLKGVAQRLHHLAALGVDALWLSPFYPSELADGGYDVGDYRDVDPRLGTLDDFDVLVAEAHRIGLKVIVDLVPNHTSHQHVWFQEALRSGPGSAARDRYVFRPGRGPHGELPPTDWQSVFGGSAWRRVPDGEWYLHLFTPQQPDLNWENEEVRADFRTTLRFWSDRGVDGFRVDVAHALAKDLSEPLRDLGAPELSGEDALPQFPPGTHPFYDRDEVHEIYRDWRKILDAYRPPRMAVAEAWVTPAARRALYARPDELGQAFNFEYLQAGWDAEELRQVITDSLATARAAGASATWVLSNHDVVRHPSRLMLPPGTDDNAWLLSGGHAPAVDESAGLRRARAATLLMLALPGSSYVYQGEELGLPEVADLPVEVLQDPIWEQTGRVRKGRDGCRVPLPWTTTGPSYGFGAGGSWLPQPSGFAAYAVEAQDGVEGSTLELYRRALRLRRKLLEGEELEWAPDTPRGVLHFARSEGWRCVANLSGTAVELPPGEVLLTSAPLREGGLLGPDTTAWLT from the coding sequence GTGACCGTCCGCACCACCACGCCCGACCTCTCCGAAAGCCCCGACAGCCCCGACCTCTCGTCCCGCGACCCCGACTGGTGGCGCCAGGCCGTCATCTACCAGGTCTACCCCCGCAGCTTCGCCGACGGCGACGGCGACGGGCTCGGTGACCTCAAGGGCGTCGCACAGCGTCTGCACCACCTGGCCGCCCTCGGCGTGGACGCCCTGTGGCTCAGCCCCTTCTACCCCTCCGAACTCGCCGACGGCGGCTACGACGTCGGCGACTACCGCGATGTCGACCCGCGCCTGGGCACCCTCGACGACTTCGACGTCCTGGTCGCCGAGGCCCACCGCATCGGCCTGAAGGTGATCGTCGACCTGGTCCCCAACCACACCTCGCACCAGCACGTCTGGTTCCAGGAGGCGCTGCGGTCCGGCCCCGGCTCCGCCGCCCGGGACCGCTACGTCTTCCGCCCCGGCCGCGGCCCGCACGGCGAACTCCCGCCCACCGACTGGCAGTCCGTCTTCGGCGGCAGCGCCTGGCGCCGGGTCCCCGACGGCGAGTGGTACCTGCACCTGTTCACCCCCCAGCAGCCCGACCTGAACTGGGAGAACGAGGAGGTCCGCGCCGACTTCCGCACCACCCTGCGCTTCTGGTCCGACCGCGGTGTCGACGGCTTCCGCGTCGACGTGGCCCACGCGCTCGCCAAGGACCTCAGCGAGCCGCTGCGCGACCTGGGCGCCCCGGAGCTGAGCGGCGAGGACGCGCTCCCGCAGTTCCCGCCCGGCACCCACCCCTTCTACGACCGCGACGAGGTCCACGAGATCTACCGCGACTGGCGCAAGATCCTCGACGCCTACCGCCCGCCCCGCATGGCGGTCGCCGAGGCCTGGGTGACCCCGGCCGCCCGCCGCGCCCTGTACGCCCGCCCGGACGAACTGGGCCAGGCCTTCAACTTCGAGTACCTGCAAGCGGGTTGGGACGCCGAGGAGCTGAGGCAGGTCATCACCGACTCGCTCGCCACGGCCCGCGCGGCGGGCGCCTCCGCCACCTGGGTCCTGTCCAACCACGACGTCGTACGCCACCCCTCCCGCCTCATGCTCCCGCCCGGCACCGACGACAACGCCTGGCTCCTGTCCGGCGGCCACGCACCGGCCGTCGACGAGTCCGCCGGCCTGCGCCGCGCCCGCGCCGCGACCCTCCTCATGCTGGCGCTGCCCGGTTCGTCGTACGTCTACCAGGGCGAGGAACTCGGCCTGCCCGAGGTCGCCGACCTGCCCGTCGAGGTCCTCCAGGACCCGATCTGGGAACAGACGGGGCGCGTCCGCAAGGGCCGCGACGGATGCCGGGTGCCGCTGCCGTGGACGACGACGGGGCCCTCGTACGGCTTCGGCGCGGGCGGCTCCTGGCTGCCCCAGCCGTCGGGTTTCGCGGCGTACGCCGTCGAGGCCCAGGACGGTGTCGAGGGCTCCACCCTGGAGCTCTACCGCAGGGCCCTGCGGCTGCGCCGCAAGCTGCTGGAGGGGGAGGAGCTGGAGTGGGCGCCGGACACCCCGCGCGGCGTCCTGCACTTCGCCCGCTCGGAGGGCTGGCGCTGCGTGGCCAACCTCTCCGGGACGGCGGTCGAGTTGCCGCCGGGTGAGGTGCTGCTCACCAGCGCGCCCTTGCGGGAGGGCGGCCTGCTGGGGCCGGACACGACGGCCTGGCTGACCTAG
- a CDS encoding carboxypeptidase regulatory-like domain-containing protein, translating into MSRSWKTTILGSLAAAGVLVMPGTAYGDGDLWAAATIEPGREGIVEVGGYEGTPLGAGSVLTLTAPSTTKVTAAPFAEPGYRGSVTLGGASGTYTFEGAPAAAEESALAAWKDRKYPFVLSVPANAEPGTRLPDCTLVLRDAKGAVQEKGTCAVTVGLPAPTLSHPHSGVPLSARPRLLGSAYPGAQVTVRDALEEEVCAATAAPNGMWWCVPSRALAPGTGRLQATATYNGVSATSEQIDIVVRPTVSARWKTARHGENGPES; encoded by the coding sequence ATGAGCAGGTCCTGGAAGACAACGATCCTCGGGTCGCTCGCCGCCGCGGGCGTGCTGGTCATGCCGGGTACGGCCTACGGCGACGGTGACCTGTGGGCGGCCGCGACCATCGAGCCCGGCCGGGAAGGCATCGTCGAGGTCGGCGGTTACGAGGGGACGCCGCTGGGCGCGGGCTCGGTACTGACGCTGACGGCGCCTTCGACGACGAAGGTGACGGCGGCCCCGTTCGCCGAGCCGGGGTACCGGGGGTCGGTCACTCTGGGCGGGGCCAGTGGGACGTACACCTTCGAGGGAGCGCCTGCCGCGGCCGAGGAGTCGGCACTGGCGGCCTGGAAGGACCGTAAGTACCCCTTCGTCCTGTCGGTCCCGGCGAACGCCGAGCCCGGCACCCGTCTCCCCGACTGCACCCTGGTCCTGCGGGACGCGAAGGGCGCCGTCCAGGAGAAGGGCACCTGCGCGGTGACGGTCGGGCTGCCCGCGCCGACGCTGTCCCACCCGCACTCGGGCGTGCCGCTGAGCGCGCGGCCGAGGCTGCTGGGGTCGGCCTATCCGGGCGCCCAGGTCACGGTCCGCGACGCGCTGGAGGAGGAGGTCTGCGCGGCGACGGCCGCGCCCAACGGCATGTGGTGGTGCGTGCCGAGCCGCGCCCTTGCGCCGGGCACGGGCCGCCTCCAGGCGACGGCGACGTACAACGGGGTCAGCGCGACGAGCGAGCAGATCGACATCGTCGTCCGGCCGACTGTCAGTGCCCGGTGGAAGACTGCCCGGCATGGTGAAAACGGACCCGAAAGCTGA
- a CDS encoding DinB family protein — MVKTDPKADLLRYLQDARDALVWKLDGLSEYDVRRPLTPTGTNLLGLVKHVAGVELGYFGDTFGRPFFDQEPPPPWWYTRDAEPNADMWATADESREEIVGLYRRAWEHSDHTIETLPLDATGQVPWWPEERRETTLHHLLVRVIADSQRHAGHADIVRELIDGSVGYGESRTSMPPGDQAWWENHRRRLEHVAREAGNG, encoded by the coding sequence ATGGTGAAAACGGACCCGAAAGCTGACCTTCTCCGGTATCTGCAGGACGCGCGTGACGCCCTCGTGTGGAAGCTGGACGGGCTCTCGGAATACGACGTCCGCCGCCCCCTGACCCCCACCGGGACGAACCTGTTGGGACTGGTCAAACATGTCGCCGGGGTGGAGCTGGGCTACTTCGGCGACACCTTCGGGCGGCCGTTCTTCGACCAGGAGCCGCCACCGCCCTGGTGGTACACGCGGGACGCCGAACCCAACGCGGACATGTGGGCCACCGCGGACGAGTCACGGGAAGAGATCGTCGGGCTGTACCGCCGGGCCTGGGAACACTCCGACCACACGATCGAGACGCTGCCACTGGACGCGACCGGCCAGGTCCCCTGGTGGCCGGAGGAACGCCGCGAGACGACGCTGCACCACCTCCTGGTGCGCGTGATCGCCGACAGCCAGCGTCACGCCGGCCACGCCGACATCGTGCGCGAACTCATCGACGGGAGCGTCGGGTACGGGGAGAGCAGGACGAGCATGCCGCCCGGCGACCAGGCATGGTGGGAGAACCACCGGCGCCGGCTGGAGCACGTGGCACGGGAGGCCGGCAACGGCTGA
- a CDS encoding FxLYD domain-containing protein, with translation MPGHRTRWSTAAILTTTATVAAALTLTSCSDEDTPSSVASRAASAFASATAEAGRKLDDIKGGVDAKDAVRLGSPTTDSDGRTTAEVTVENTTDSTKSFAVQVNFRNENGDLLDAAVVTVSDVAAGRTGKGTARSTHDLSGTVKAEVARALRY, from the coding sequence ATGCCCGGTCACCGAACGCGGTGGTCGACCGCCGCGATCCTCACGACGACCGCCACCGTGGCCGCCGCCCTCACGCTGACCTCCTGCTCCGACGAGGACACGCCCTCCTCGGTGGCCAGCCGTGCGGCATCGGCCTTCGCCTCGGCCACCGCGGAGGCGGGCCGAAAACTGGACGACATCAAGGGCGGGGTGGACGCCAAGGACGCGGTGCGGCTGGGCTCTCCGACGACCGACTCCGACGGACGTACGACCGCGGAGGTCACGGTGGAGAACACGACCGACTCGACGAAGTCCTTCGCCGTACAGGTCAACTTCCGCAACGAGAACGGCGATCTGCTGGACGCGGCCGTGGTGACCGTGTCGGACGTGGCGGCGGGCCGGACGGGGAAGGGGACGGCGCGCAGCACGCATGACCTGAGCGGGACCGTGAAGGCGGAGGTGGCCAGGGCGCTGCGCTACTGA
- a CDS encoding DUF6479 family protein has protein sequence MSTATFVVAATSSEVLNVIAAFAGGLFIAGALIWAVSLGMRVRDRELPRPTPEEQPHLPDTGPVHEMREIREPDEVPHSEGRERLLPHELHHASSRRSDDQHRKRWLPGKSGAFGGGGLGHG, from the coding sequence ATGAGTACAGCGACGTTTGTAGTAGCGGCCACGTCGAGTGAAGTACTCAACGTGATCGCCGCCTTCGCGGGTGGCCTGTTCATCGCCGGCGCACTGATCTGGGCGGTGTCGCTCGGCATGCGGGTCCGTGATCGAGAACTGCCCCGGCCCACGCCCGAGGAGCAGCCGCATCTTCCCGACACCGGTCCGGTCCATGAGATGCGCGAGATCAGGGAACCGGACGAAGTGCCGCACTCCGAGGGCAGGGAACGGCTCCTGCCGCACGAGCTGCACCACGCGAGCAGCAGGCGCAGCGACGACCAGCACCGCAAGCGCTGGCTGCCCGGAAAGAGCGGTGCCTTCGGCGGGGGCGGACTGGGGCACGGCTGA
- a CDS encoding MFS transporter, producing the protein MPHALTRPAADSGRKSAAPNAIVAVLALAGIVVSLMQTLVIPIVPELPRLLDASASDTAWAVTATLLAAAVATPVVGRLGDMIGKRRMLLTSIALLVSGSVVCALADSLVPMIVGRTLQGLAAAVVPLGISILRDELPADRLAGSTALMSASLGVGGALGLPAAAFIADNWDWHILFWVSAALGVLSFLLVLVVVPVSKARSGGRFDLVGSLGLSAGLVSLLLAVSKGADWGWTSVTTLALGAAAVVILLAWGWWELKAKQPLVDLRTTARPQVLFTNLASVALGFSMFAMSLVLPQLLQLPEQTGYGLGKSMLTVGLVLAPQGLVMMAMSAVSAAVTRARGLKVTLMIGALIVAAGYGLNIVLMSEVWHLVLVSCVIGAGIGFTYGALPALIMGAVDPAQTGAANSLNTLMRSLGTSFASAIAGVILAQMTTDFGGYALPSENGFKVVMAIGAGAALLAFAVATFIPKQRTAVSDRPAPEGESERTVAKAG; encoded by the coding sequence ATGCCCCACGCCCTCACCCGCCCCGCCGCCGACTCCGGGAGGAAGTCCGCCGCGCCGAACGCGATCGTCGCAGTGCTGGCCCTCGCCGGGATCGTCGTCTCGCTGATGCAGACCCTGGTCATCCCGATCGTCCCGGAGCTGCCGAGACTCCTGGACGCGTCGGCGTCCGACACGGCCTGGGCGGTCACCGCGACGCTGCTCGCCGCCGCCGTGGCCACGCCGGTCGTCGGGCGGCTCGGCGACATGATCGGCAAGCGGCGGATGCTGCTGACGAGCATCGCCCTGCTGGTGTCCGGGTCGGTGGTCTGTGCGCTGGCCGACTCCCTGGTCCCGATGATCGTCGGACGCACCCTCCAGGGGCTGGCGGCCGCGGTCGTCCCGCTCGGCATCAGCATCCTGCGCGACGAACTGCCCGCCGACCGCCTCGCCGGCTCCACCGCCCTGATGAGTGCCTCGCTCGGAGTCGGTGGCGCGCTGGGGCTGCCCGCCGCCGCGTTCATCGCGGACAACTGGGACTGGCACATCCTGTTCTGGGTCTCCGCCGCCCTCGGGGTGCTCTCCTTCCTGCTGGTCCTGGTCGTCGTACCGGTGTCCAAGGCACGGTCCGGCGGTCGCTTCGACCTGGTCGGCTCGCTGGGTCTGTCGGCCGGTCTGGTCTCCCTGCTGCTGGCCGTCTCGAAGGGCGCCGACTGGGGCTGGACCAGCGTTACCACCCTCGCTCTGGGCGCGGCCGCGGTCGTGATCCTGCTGGCCTGGGGCTGGTGGGAGCTGAAGGCGAAGCAGCCGCTGGTCGATCTGCGGACGACCGCCCGGCCGCAGGTGCTGTTCACCAACCTGGCGTCGGTCGCGCTCGGTTTCTCGATGTTCGCGATGTCGCTCGTGCTGCCGCAGCTGCTCCAGTTGCCGGAGCAGACCGGTTACGGGCTCGGCAAGTCGATGCTCACCGTCGGCCTGGTGCTGGCCCCGCAGGGTCTGGTGATGATGGCCATGTCCGCCGTGTCCGCGGCCGTCACCAGGGCCAGGGGCCTCAAGGTCACCCTGATGATCGGCGCGCTGATCGTGGCCGCCGGGTACGGGCTGAACATCGTGCTGATGAGCGAGGTCTGGCACCTGGTCCTGGTGTCCTGCGTCATCGGCGCGGGCATCGGCTTCACCTACGGCGCGCTGCCCGCGCTGATCATGGGCGCCGTGGACCCGGCCCAGACGGGTGCCGCCAACAGCCTCAACACCCTGATGCGATCGCTCGGCACCTCGTTCGCCAGCGCCATCGCGGGCGTCATCCTGGCCCAGATGACCACCGACTTCGGCGGTTACGCCCTGCCCTCGGAGAACGGCTTCAAGGTCGTCATGGCCATCGGCGCCGGAGCGGCCCTGCTGGCCTTCGCGGTCGCCACGTTCATCCCGAAGCAGCGGACCGCGGTCTCCGACCGGCCGGCTCCCGAGGGCGAGTCCGAGCGGACGGTGGCCAAGGCCGGTTGA